ATTTCCGGGGCAGATTACCTGTTAAATTCCTCATTGGGCGTTTACACGGCCACCACTAACCCTGGTAACGCCACGGGAACGGTGACTTGGTCCGTGAGTGACGAATCTATCGCGACGGTGAACGAAGATGGGTTGCTGATACCGACCTCCGATACTGCGTTTGGTAAGGTCACGTTGACAGCAACGGTCACCAACGCTGATGGGTCAACCTTCTCGGCCACTAAGGATGTGACGGTCGGCAATGGGTTACAAGATCAGACCGTTAATGCGGGTGAGACGGTGACGATGGAGCCGGTTGGAGGCATTAACGATACGTCAGACTTCACCTACCAATGGTATTATTCCAAGACTAATGCCACTTCCGGTGGGACGGCAATCGCAGGTGCGACTAGCTCAACGTTAACGTTGGATAGTGCTAAAACCAGTGATAGCGGATACTACTAGGTAGATTGTAAAATTAATCCGAACGCTGTTCGGACAAAAAAGATCAGCTTCCTTTAAAATGGTGTTTACCACAAACCCATCTTTTAGGAGCTGATCTTTTGTCTAGTATAACCTATTCCGAACGAATTAAAATCGAAACCTTTTGTGAACTAGGGCTGTCCAATATCCAAATGGGCGTTCGGCTGAACCGATCACCGTCAACAATTTCTTATGAATTATCTCGATGTCAACCTTATCAGGCTGAATTAGCACAAACAGATGCCGAATACAAGCGATCACGATGTGGTCGGAAAACTAAGCTGAGCGATGAGTTAAAGCAAAAAATTCTCAACCATTTACGTCTAAGCTGGTCACCAGGAATGATTGCTCACGAATTTAAACTAGCTACTAAATCTATTTATAATTGGCTAAATCAGGGGAGAATTGATTTCTCCTTGAATGATCTACCTGAACATGGCGTACGCCAACGGCGTAACGTTGACCAACGATCCAAATATAATCAATCTTTGGGGCGATCAATTGAACAGCGTCCCATGATGATTAATCAACGTAATCGCATCGGCGATTTTGAACTAGATACAGTCGTTGGTCCTCGTGGGCATAGTAAGGCAGTTTTATTAACTTTAATCGATCGAAAATCACGGTTCCTTTGGGCATACCGGTTAAAAGATCGAACGACAGCGAGTGTTAATGAAGCACTGACTAAGTTCCTAACAACTTTTAATGGACCGGTGCACAGTTTTACTGTGGACCGTGGTACTGAGTTTAGTGGGCTAGTATCATTTGAATCACAATATGGTATTAAGACCTATTACTGTCATGCTTATACGCCAGCTGAACGTGGTAGTAATGAACGCTTTAATCGGAATTTACGTTATTTTTATCCTAAGGGGACTCGTTTTGAGCACATTAGTGCTCAAGATTTAACGACGACGTTACTCCAAATTAACCAGCGACCGCTTAAAATACTCGACTGGCAAACACCGTATCAGGTTATGCTGACCAATTTGTCCAAAAATTCGGATTAAATTTGCAATCTACCACTATTTAGTGGTTAAATCCGGGACTTCCAGTATCACGTTAGGGGCCGGACAACTGACCGTAAATTCTTCTGCGGGTGAAGCGGCTTCATCTTCCGCTTCATTAGCCGCTTCGGCAGCCAATGAGGCCGGGGTTTATGCTAGCGTGGCTAGTTCTTACGGAAACGTTGCGAACCAATACGCTGACAAGAACTCAACGGCGAGTTCCTACGCGGATCAGGCAGTCTCGGCTGCCGCGGTAGCCAGTTCGGCGGCGGATGCGGCTTCCTCAGCTGCGGCAGCTGCCTCGACCGCTTATGAAACGGCTAGTTCCGCTGAAGCTGCTGGTGATAACTCTGCGGCGTCTAGCTATGCTAAAGAAGCTTCACAGGCTGCGTCCTCGGCAGCTGAGGCTAAAGACAAAGCCTCAAGTGCCGCCAACGATGCTCATTCATATGCAGACTTAGCGGTGGCCGCGGAAGATCTATCAGAATCTGATAGTGATGCCGATTCGGATAGTGACTCGGATTCGGATAGCGACTCTGATGCAGATAGCGATTCCGATTCGGATAGTGACTCGGACACAGATAGTGACTCCGATAGTGATTCTGATGCGGACAGCGATTCTGACTCCGATAGTGATTCGGATTCAGATAGTGATTCTGACGCGGACAGCGACTCGGATTCGGACAGCGATTCCGACGCGGATAGCGACTCCGATTCTGACAGTGATTCTGATACAGATAGCGATTCTGACTCCGATAGTGACTCGGACGCGGATAGCGATTCCGATTCCGACAGTGATTCCGATTCAGATAGTGACTCGGATTCAGACAGCGACTCTGATGCAGATAGCGATTCCGATTCCGACAGTGATTCCGATTCAGATAGTGACTCGGATTCAGATAGCGACTCTGACGCGGATAGTGATTCGGACTCCGACAGTGATGCCGATTCTGATAGTGATTCTGACTCGGATAGTGATGCCGATTCCGACAGTGACTCTGATTCGGATAGTGATTCCGACTCAGATAGCGACTCCGACTCAGATAGTGACTCTGACGCGGACAGTGATTCCGATTCAGATAGCGACTCTGACGCGGACAGTGATGCCGATTCGGATAGTGATTCTGATTCAGATAGCGACTCTGACTCTGATAGCGACTCTGACTCTGATAGTGATTCCGATTCGGACAGTGACTCTGATTCCGATAGTGATTCCGACTCTGATAGCGACTCCGATGCAGATAGTGATTCGGACACGGATAGCGACTCTGATTCCGATAGCGATTCCGACTCTGATAGCGATTCTGATGCGGATAGCGATTCTGACTCCGACAGCGATTCCGACTCTGATAGTGATTCGGACTCCGATAGTGATTCAGACTCGGACAGTGACTCCGATTCCGATAGTGATTCAGACTCTGACAGCGACTCGGACACGGACAGTGATTCCGACTCTGATAGTGATTCGGATTCCGACAGTGATTCCGACAGTGATGCTGATTCCGATAGTGATTCTGATGCGGACAGCGACTCCGATTCTGACAGTGACTCGGACTCCGATAGTGATTCGGATTCTGACAGTGACTCCGACTCTGACAGCGATTCGGATTCTGACAGTGATTCTGATTCTGACAGTGATTCTGATTCCGACAGCGACTCGGATGCAGATAGTGGTTCAGACGCCGATAGTGATTCTGATTCCGACAGCGATTCGGATGCAGATAGTGACTCGGATTCCGACAGCGATTCGGATGCAGACAGTGACTCCGACTCTGACAGCGATTCGGATTCTGACAGTGATTCTGATTCTGACAGTGATTCTGATTCCGACAGCGACTCGGATGCAGATAGTGATTCAGACGCCGATAGTGATTCTGATTCCGACAGCGATTCGGATGCAGATAGCGATTCGGACTCTGACAGCGACTCAGATACGGATAGCGATTCGGATGCAGACAGTGACTCAGATTCTGACAGTGATTCGGATTCAGATAGCGACTCGGACTCCGATAGTGATGCCGATTCTGACAGTGATTCGGATGCAGATAGCGACTCGGACTCCGATAGTGATTCCGATTCCGACAGCGACTCAGATTCAGATAGCGACTCAGATTCGGATAGTGATGCCGATTCCGATAGTGATTCGGATTCGGATAGTGATTCCGACTCTGACAGTGACTCCGATTCGGATAGCGATACCGATTCTGACAGTGATTCGGATGCAGACAGCGACTCTGACGCGGATAGTGATTCGGACTCCGACAGTGATTCAGACTCGGATAGCGATTCAGACTCGGATAGTGACTCGGATGCAGACAGCGACTCTGACGCGGATAGTGATTCGGACTCCGACAGTGATTCAGACTCGGATAGTGATTCAGACTCGGATAGTGATTCGGACTCCGACAGTGATTCAGACTCGGATAGTGATTCCGATTCCGACAGTGACTCTGATTCAGATAGCGACTCTGACGCGGATAGTGATTCGGACTCCGACAGCGATTCGGACTCTGACAGTGACTCCGACGCGGATAGCGACTCTGATTCCGACAGTGATGCTGATTCAGATAGCGACTCCGACGCGGATAGTGATTCAGACTCAGATAGCGACTCCGACGCGGATAGTGATTCCGACTCAGATAGCGATACCGATTCGGACAGTGATTCGGACACGGATAGTGATGCCGATTCAGATAGCGATTCTGACTCGGATAGCGATTCAGACTCTGACGGCGATTCAGATTCCGATAGTGACTCCGACACGGACAGTGATTCAGATTCCGATAGTGACTCGGATGCAGATAGTGATTCAGACTCTGATAGCGATTCTGATGCGGATAGCGATTCAGACTCCGACAGCGATTCGGACAGTGATTCGGACACGGATAGTGATTCCGACTCTGACAGCGACTCCGACTCTGACAGCGACTCCGACACGGACAGCGATTCTGACTCGGATAGTGATTCTGACTCGGATAGTGATTCTGACTCAGATAGCGATTCGGATTCGGACAGTGATTCCGACTCTGATAGCGATACCGATTCCGATAGCGATTCAGATTCTGACAGTGATTCGGATTCAGATAGCGATTCTGATTCCGACAGCGATTCGGACTCTGACAGTGATTCCGACTCTGACAGTGACTCGGACTCCGACAGTGACTCGGATGCAGACAGTGACTCCGATTCCGATAGTGATTCAGACTCCGATAGTGATGCCGACTCTGACAGCGACTCCAACGCGGATAGCGACTCCGATTCCGACAGCGATTCTGATTCTGACAGTGACTCGGACGCGGATAGCGACTCCGACTCGGACAGTGATTCCGACTCGGATAGTGATGCCGATTCCGACAGCGACTCTGATTCAGATAGCGACTCCGATTCGGATAGTGATTCGGATTCCGACGCGGACTCCGATAGTGATTCTGATTCTGACAGTGACTCAGACTCCGACAGTGATGCCGATTCGGATAGTGATTCAGACTCGGACAGTGACTCCGATTCCGATAGTGATGCCGATTCTGACAGTGACTCTGACGCGGATAGCGACTCTGACGCGGATAGCGACTCCGATTCTGACAGTGACTCGGACTCCGATAGTGATTCGGATGCAGACAGTGACTCAGACTCTGACAGCGATTCGGATTCTGACAGTGACTCTGACACAGATAGCGATTCGGATTCTGATAGCGACTCTGACGCGGATAGTGATTCTGATTCCGACAGTGATTCAGACGCGGATAGTGATTCTGACTCAGACAGTGACTCCGACTCCGATAGTGATTCGGATTCTGACAGCGACTCAGATACGGATAGCGATACCGATTCCGATAGCGATTCAGATTCTGACAGTGATTCCGACTCTGATTCCGACAGTGATTCTGATGCGGATAGCGACTCCGATTCAGATAGCGACTCCGACTCTGATAGCGATACCGATTCCGATAGCGATTCAGATTCTGACGGTGATTCTGATTCAGACAGCGATTCGGACTCTGACAGTGATTCCGACTCTGACAGCGACTCTGATGCAGACAGTGATTCAGATTCCGACAGTGATGCCGATTCTGACAGCGACTCAGATTCCGACAGTGATTCTGATTCCGATAGCGACTCCGACACGGATAGTGATTCTGACGCAGACAGTGATTCGGACTCTGATAGCGACTCTGATGCAGACAGCGATTCAGATTCCGACAGTGATGCCGATTCCGATAGCGACTCAGATTCCGACAGTGATGCCGATTCGGATAGTGATTCTGATTCCGATAGCGACTCAGATTCTGACAGTGATTCTGACGCAGACAGTGATTCAGACTCTGATAGCGACTCTGATTCTGACAGCGATTCAGACTCTGACAGTGACTCAGATTCGGATAGTGATTCCGATGCAGATAGCGATTCAGACTCTGATAGCGATTCAGACTCTGACGGCGACTCCGATTCAGATAGCGACTCAGACTCCGACAGCGACTCAGACTCCGACAGCGACTCTGATTCCGACAGTGATTCTGATTCAGATAGCGACTCCGATTCCGACAGTGATTCTGACGCAGACAGTGATTCAGACTCTGATAGCGACTCTGATTCTGACAGCGATTCAGACTCTGACAGTGACTCGGACACGGACAGCGACTCTGATTCCGACTCTGACAGTGACTCGGATTCGGATAGTGACTCGGATTCAGATAGCGACTCGGACTCCGACAGTGACTCGGACGCGGATAGCGATTCCGATTCCGACAGTGATTCTGATTCCGATAGTGACTCAGATTCAGATAGCGACTCAGATTCCGACAGTGACTCGGATTCGGATAGTGACTCGGATTCGGATAGTGACTCCGACACGGATAGTGACTCAGATTCAGATAGCGACTCGGATTCCGACAGTGATTCCGATTCCGACAGTGACTCCGACACGGACAGCGATTCAGACTCTGACAGCGACTCCGATAACAATTCTGGTAGCGGTTCTGGTTCTGGCGGAGATTCTGACAGTGACCTGGATTCCGACAGTGATTCTGATATTGACTCTGGTGGCGGTGGTGATCTGGGAGTCGATTCCGGAAATGGAACGGGTTCTGGCACTAACACCGGTTCTGGCGCCAACACCAGTGGTGGCACTAACAATGGTGGTAACACGACCAGCGCAGCTACGGGCGGTGCTAATGCCACCGTTGCTCCGGTTAGCTACGGAACACCAGCATCTGCTGGTCAAACGATCACAACGTCAGCAGTGCCAACTGCATTAGCTGCACCGGCAGGGACGACTGATGCGGCAACGACGGCAGCGCCGGTGGTTGATCTCACAGCAGCGTCAGCAACAGACCAGGCTGTGAGTGACTCAACTGATAGTTCAAAGTCGCCAGCAGATAAGCAATCCAAGCAAGCCGCGGCTGGCGCAACGACGAGCGGGACGGCGGATGATGCCACGAATAGTGCTAACCAGACGGACCCAGCCAAGGAAACGAATCATGCCAAGACCCTTTGGGGCGCACTTGCGGCTCTGATTGCCGCTGGGGGCGGTTCCTGGTGGTTCTTCGGTAAGCGACGTAAGCAAAATGATAAGTAAAACTGAGTCTAATTAGTTTCGATATTCAAATTAGGTTAGTACAATCAAGTTAAATAACAGATACGTCATAGGTCGAACTATGACGTATCATACATAAAATTTTCAAAAAACATTCAGGAGGGTGATCCAATGAAAAAGTCAGCAATCAAAGAATTGAAAATGCACGTGGTAAATCTCGGAAACGTTCAGGACGTGGCGACGGGAACGGTACGGTTAGCCTTATCCGTTTCCGATAAGCGTCACCGAGCGACCGTGCAATTTGTTCAAGGGACCAGCTTTAATCAGGCCTGGGACCAGATTGCTGACGCACTAGCGGCCACTCCATTGACGAGTTGGGTACGGATTGACGTCGTCCAGTCGATTCAACGGATCACGTTAGTGCAGTTACAGGAGAAATTGAAAGCGATGCCACGCATGAACTATTGGCGGCAAGGCGTCAGTTTTGATGCCGAATTTCACACGGCGCTCCTGGAAATGGAAATCAACGGTCACGCCTTCTTTAAGCCCGGTCCACAACATAAGATTGGGAAAAACGCGTCGGCTAGCTGGATCGATTTCGCGGCCGTTCAACGGTATCTGACTCGGCGGAACGGCCAAACCGTGCCAGAGTTGACGCAGACGCCCTATGTCTGGACCTTTTTAACGGCGGGAATTTTCTTTGACGGGGACCAGATTTACGAATTAGACCAATCGGCGCCGAGTCGGGGGATTCGCCAACTCACCGACCTCAACGGAACGCTACGAACCACCATTGATGCGGGGGAACGGTTCCTACAACGACAGATCAAGCCTGATGGTAAGTTCATTTATGGTTACTATCCCGCCCAGCAGCGCATTCTTAGTAGTTACAATACCGTGCGGCACTTTTCGTCCATTTACGCCTTGTTGGAAGCCATCGCGTTTACGGGGCAGACGGCGGACCTACCGGCAGTCAAGCAGGCGATTCAGTGGGGCATTGACCAGTTGACCACCATCACGGACGGGGCCCGCTTCGTGGTGGAGCAACGTAAGAACAAGACGCCGGAATTAAAGTTGGGCGCGCAAGCCATGCTGATCTTAGCGCTCTGCAAGTACCAGGAGGTTGCGCACGATGAGGAGTTTCTTCCCGTTCTTTTGGAAACCTACCACGGCGTGACCCGATTCTTGCAACCGTCGGGACGGTTCAATCACGTGTTGAACCCCGACCTGACCGTCAAGGAAGCCTTCCGCATCATCTACTACGAAGGTGAAATCACCTTTGCGTTAGCCCGGTTATATCAAATTACCCAGGACGATGCCGTGGCTCACTTGATCCAACAAACACTTGATTTCATGGTGGCCCACAACTACGGCAAGTATCACGATCACTGGTTGTCCTACGCCATTAATGAGGCCTTGCAGATCTTTCCGGCCAACCGAGACTATATGCAGATGGGCCTGCAAAACGTTTACGACCATCTAACCTTCATCGAGCAACGGGACACGGCGTACCCGACGTTACTCGAATTGCTGAACGCGGCGGTCAAGATGACCGACGTGATCAAGCGCACTGGTAATGAGGATTTGTTGGAACCATACGATCTCGGTCGGTTGCGGCAGGCATGGCGCTACCGGGCCGGTTACGAACTATTGACCGGCAGCTTCCAGCCGGAGTTAGCGATGTACTTCTACTATCCCGAAAAGTTTATCGGGGGGGTTCTTTGCCCGCCACGATAATTTCCGGACCAGAATCGACGACTGTGAACACTTCCTTTCCGGGTTGATCAACTACTACGACTACGCGAATCAAGGGGGGATTAGATGACGATTTTAGCCGCCGCCATTGCCTATAAACGCATCCAATTCTTCATTCGGATGCTACTGTTCGTGATTCTGGGCGTGCTGGTCCTAGTGATGCGGGCCCGGAACAAAAAAAAGACCCGTAAGCGCATGGATGAACGGACCGCCTATATGATGAAGCACACCAAGCGGGATAAGAACGGGAAATACCCGTGGGAAAATTAAACGAGAAATGGAGTGAGTGCTGTGTACTATTTTATTAACGAATACATCTTACAAAAAAATTCGAGTGTGGAACATACGGCCATGAACCGGGTGAAACTCTTCAACCATTACCACCAGCCGGCCCAAATCGTAACTAAGATCTATGACCGGCTCCTGCACCGCACGCTCACCGATTTCGAGTTGACCGATTCGGCGGTGGTCAACATGTACGACTTCTTCCAGGAAGCCACGGCGGTGACGCCGCAGGTCATTCATACGACCGATTTACATCTACCCGTAGAATCCGAAATCACGGTGGGTGCCAACGTCAGCAAGGTGGCTGACGGCGACATGTTGACCAGTCACGTGGGATTCATTCCGGGAACCATTGGCCGGGTCTTCTACCAAGAGTTTCTCGACGTCCAGGGGAACGCCATCGAAACGGATTTATGGGATTGGCGGGGCTTTAAGTCAACGACCCAGTACTTCGGACAAAATGGCAAATTGATGATGCAACGTTACTACACGCCGCAAGGCCGCATTGTGATGGACGAGTACCTGGTGCCCGATACGGCGGGCAATCCGCTCACGTCACGAATTATCTTGAAGGACTATCAGGGCAAGGGCGATCGCTTCTTCCAGAACGCCGACGACCTGTTTGCCTTCTTCTTGGAGGAATTAGCTCGTCAAGATCAAGGCCAAACCACCTTCATTGGGGATCGCCCGGGGACGGCGGTCAAACCGTTGTTGGGCTTAACCAATGCGGCGCGTAAGATTCTGTACCTCCCCATTAACCACGTCCGCAATCCTAACGACCCATTACACGCGGAGCTGGACGGGTTCTTACAGCCCGCGTTCGACCATTATCAACAATTTGATGGCTTCGTGACGGCTAGTGCCAAGCAGGCCGAACACCTTACGGCCCGTTTTCCGGGAATTAAGGTCACGGCGATTCCACCGGTGACCACGACGCCGCTGGCCAAAACAGGGGCCGAGGCTCAACCGGTAGCCCAGAATCTGCGGCGGGCCCACAGCCTACTTTATGCGGGACGAATCGCCCCAGACAAGCAAATTGACCAACTGCTGCGAATGTTTGCGTTGGTCAAAGACCGGGTTCCCGACGCCATGTTTGATCTGTATGGATACGGCCAACCAGAGTACGTGCAACAGATGACGGACTTGGTCGCCGAACTGAAGTTAACGGGACAGGTGACCTTCAAGGACTATGATCCCCAACTCGTCCAAAAATATGATCAGTATCAGGTGATGGCTAACATGTCACTGGCCGATGCCGAACCCCTAGCGATGTTGGAAGCCATGGCCCACGGCATTCCGGTGGTCAGCTACCCGTTCAACTATGGGGTCAAGGAGCTGGTAACCTCCGATCAAAACGGTTACCTGATTGCTCCGGGTAATCCGTTGGCGATGGCCGAGAAGATTGCGGGCCTGTTCCAGGACCCAGCCAAGCTGACCAAGCTAAGCACAGCTGCTTATCAAGATGCCCATACCACCTGGACCCACCGAAAAGTTTGGAACCGCTGGCAACGTGTGTTGGCGTAAAGGAGGAAGCACGATGTACTATTTCTTAAACGATAATCTACAATTTTCTAAATCGGGAATTGAACATGCCGAAATCATGCGGTTGCGGTTGTTCCAAAAACACGGTGTTCCCGCCAAAATCGTCACCCGGATGTTTGCCATGAACCTGACCGACGTGTTGGCCCAGGCCCACATCGACCGACAAAATTTCGTGAACTTATTCGAATTCTTCTGTGGGAGTGCCGAAGTGCCCACCCGCAAGGTAACCTTACAATCCTTGGCGTTGCCCCTGAATAGCACGCAGACGCGTAAAGATAAACAGTGTCAGGTCTTCGTACAAGGCAAACTGCTGATGATCATTTATTTACGTGATGCACAGTCGGACGAGATTAGCAATATTCAGTACTTCGACGTTAACGGCCGAACGTTGAAGATGACCTGGTGGGACGTGCGGGGCTTTAAATGCCTGGAACAAAACTTCGATTGGGACGGCAAAATCGCCCTCGAACAGTATTTCGGTCCCGACGGGCAGGTCCACGTGGAAAAGAGTCACCTCTTGAACCGGGCCGGCCAGGAAAGCATCAGCTGGCGGGTCCTGAACTACAAGCAGGGCAGTTGGACCTTCCGGGGGATGAACGAATTGACGCGGTTCTTCTACGACGAACTTAACGCCAACGGGGAAACCAACGTGATGATTTGTGACCGGACCGTGGAGTGCGACTGGGGCCTGTTCCACATGCGCACACCAGTTTACCGGGTCTTACACCTCCACAACAATCACGTGAGTGACGCCAGCGACATGTTGCACTCGCCGTTGAACAACAATTACCAAAACGCGTTGGACAACTGGCGGCAATGGGACGCGGTGATTTCGGCCACGCCGGAACAATCGCGTGACGTGGCGGCGCGGTTTGGGACTAACATCCCGGCCTTCACGATTCCGGTGGGTTACGTCAGTGATCAGACGTTAGCGGCGCCGCAGGTCACGGAAGCCCAGCGTCAAAAGGATCTGATCGTGCACGTGGCGCGGTTGGCGCCCGAAAAGCAACAGAACCATTCGATTGAAGCCTTTGCCCGGATCCACCAAGACTTTCCGGCGGCCAAGCTCGAACTGTGGGGGTACGCTA
Above is a window of Levilactobacillus zymae DNA encoding:
- the asp1 gene encoding accessory Sec system glycosyltransferase Asp1, which produces MYYFINEYILQKNSSVEHTAMNRVKLFNHYHQPAQIVTKIYDRLLHRTLTDFELTDSAVVNMYDFFQEATAVTPQVIHTTDLHLPVESEITVGANVSKVADGDMLTSHVGFIPGTIGRVFYQEFLDVQGNAIETDLWDWRGFKSTTQYFGQNGKLMMQRYYTPQGRIVMDEYLVPDTAGNPLTSRIILKDYQGKGDRFFQNADDLFAFFLEELARQDQGQTTFIGDRPGTAVKPLLGLTNAARKILYLPINHVRNPNDPLHAELDGFLQPAFDHYQQFDGFVTASAKQAEHLTARFPGIKVTAIPPVTTTPLAKTGAEAQPVAQNLRRAHSLLYAGRIAPDKQIDQLLRMFALVKDRVPDAMFDLYGYGQPEYVQQMTDLVAELKLTGQVTFKDYDPQLVQKYDQYQVMANMSLADAEPLAMLEAMAHGIPVVSYPFNYGVKELVTSDQNGYLIAPGNPLAMAEKIAGLFQDPAKLTKLSTAAYQDAHTTWTHRKVWNRWQRVLA
- a CDS encoding IS30-like element ISLpl1 family transposase, translating into MSSITYSERIKIETFCELGLSNIQMGVRLNRSPSTISYELSRCQPYQAELAQTDAEYKRSRCGRKTKLSDELKQKILNHLRLSWSPGMIAHEFKLATKSIYNWLNQGRIDFSLNDLPEHGVRQRRNVDQRSKYNQSLGRSIEQRPMMINQRNRIGDFELDTVVGPRGHSKAVLLTLIDRKSRFLWAYRLKDRTTASVNEALTKFLTTFNGPVHSFTVDRGTEFSGLVSFESQYGIKTYYCHAYTPAERGSNERFNRNLRYFYPKGTRFEHISAQDLTTTLLQINQRPLKILDWQTPYQVMLTNLSKNSD
- a CDS encoding glycosyl transferase family 1 — its product is MKKSAIKELKMHVVNLGNVQDVATGTVRLALSVSDKRHRATVQFVQGTSFNQAWDQIADALAATPLTSWVRIDVVQSIQRITLVQLQEKLKAMPRMNYWRQGVSFDAEFHTALLEMEINGHAFFKPGPQHKIGKNASASWIDFAAVQRYLTRRNGQTVPELTQTPYVWTFLTAGIFFDGDQIYELDQSAPSRGIRQLTDLNGTLRTTIDAGERFLQRQIKPDGKFIYGYYPAQQRILSSYNTVRHFSSIYALLEAIAFTGQTADLPAVKQAIQWGIDQLTTITDGARFVVEQRKNKTPELKLGAQAMLILALCKYQEVAHDEEFLPVLLETYHGVTRFLQPSGRFNHVLNPDLTVKEAFRIIYYEGEITFALARLYQITQDDAVAHLIQQTLDFMVAHNYGKYHDHWLSYAINEALQIFPANRDYMQMGLQNVYDHLTFIEQRDTAYPTLLELLNAAVKMTDVIKRTGNEDLLEPYDLGRLRQAWRYRAGYELLTGSFQPELAMYFYYPEKFIGGVLCPPR
- a CDS encoding glycosyltransferase codes for the protein MYYFLNDNLQFSKSGIEHAEIMRLRLFQKHGVPAKIVTRMFAMNLTDVLAQAHIDRQNFVNLFEFFCGSAEVPTRKVTLQSLALPLNSTQTRKDKQCQVFVQGKLLMIIYLRDAQSDEISNIQYFDVNGRTLKMTWWDVRGFKCLEQNFDWDGKIALEQYFGPDGQVHVEKSHLLNRAGQESISWRVLNYKQGSWTFRGMNELTRFFYDELNANGETNVMICDRTVECDWGLFHMRTPVYRVLHLHNNHVSDASDMLHSPLNNNYQNALDNWRQWDAVISATPEQSRDVAARFGTNIPAFTIPVGYVSDQTLAAPQVTEAQRQKDLIVHVARLAPEKQQNHSIEAFARIHQDFPAAKLELWGYANGDAAKALRQQVADLHLEDSVLFKGYTDDINAVYNRAVLGVLPSRAEGFSLTLLEAQAHGVPMIANDVKYGPSDIIQDGVSGVLTQDGQVDQLATAMRQLLADPKQLDEYRQAAYANAQRYSEDAVFAKWQELLDYFDQQTTRTAQPIAATLG